The sequence TTCGTGTTGTTCAGAACAATGAAAAGATCAAAATTGGAGAAAGGGAATTCCAATTTGTTCTTACTCCCATGGTTCATTGGCCTGATAATATGGTGACGTATTCTATTGAGGATAAAATACTCTTCTCCAATGATGCATTCGGACAGCATATTTCATCATCAGAGCGATTTGTTACTGAATACCCCCTTGACATAGTTTTTGAAGAGGCAAAGAAATACTATGCTAATATTGTTCTTCCTTATGGAGAACAGGTCAAAAAGGTCTTACCTGTTGTTGAGAGTATAGAGCCTGACATTATTGCACCTAGTCATGGGCTTATTTGGAATGAGTATATACCAAAAATTATCACAGAATATAGAAAATGGTCTAATAATGAGACAGAAAATAAGGCAGTTATCATTTACGATACCATGTGGAAATCGACTGAGTTGATTTCCTATACCATCCTCAGGGGCTTTGAACATAGTAAGATACCGGTTGAGATATTTAATCTGCAATTGAACCATATTTCAGATATCATGACTTCTCTGATCGATGCTAAATACATCTGCATCGGGTCTTCTACTCTAAACAATGGTATTCTGCCATCTGTTGCTGCATTTCTTACATATTTAAAGGGATTAGCCCCGAAAAATAGAACTGCCTTAGCTTTTGGCTCTTATGGCTGGGGAGGACAGAGTGTACCTATTATAGAAGATACATTAACAGCAATGAAGTTTGATATACTCCCTTCAATCAAGGAGCAGTACATTCCTAGCCAGGAGAGACTCGATTTAATAACTGATAATCTAATCAATTTATTATCACAAAAACCATACAAAGTTGAATAAAAGGAGGAATTATGTTCAGCGAGAAATTAGAAAAGGAATTGAATCTGCAAATTAACAAAGAGTTTTATGCCCAGTATCTATACCTATCTATGTCTGCTTATGCAGAATCGATAGGTCTCGATGGTATTGCTCATTGGTTTAGAGCACAGTCAGAAGAAGAGTACACACATGCCATGAAGATCTTTGATTTCGTTAATGAGAAAGGTGGTCGGGTTATATTAGAACCTATCAAGAAACCTAAACACGATTTTAAATCAGTTAAACAGCTGTTTGAACTTGCTTTAGAGCATGAAAAATTCGTTACAGATTCGATTAATAAACTCTTAGAATTAGCAATGAAAGAGAAAGAGCATTCGACAGTAAGCTTTCTCAAATGGTTCGTTGATGAACAGGTCGAAGAAGAAGATAGTGTAAACAATATTCTCGACAAATTTCAATACATCAAAGATAGTGGCATGGGTCTAATACATCTCAACAATGCATTAGGCAACAGAAAGTAAGGTTGGAGGTTAATATGACAGTTTTAAGAGAACTATATTACTGTGAAATTTGTCATAATCTGGTAGAAATAGTACAAGAGGGTCAGACAGCTCTTGTCTGCTGTGGTCAGGATATGTCAAAATTAGTAGCAAAAACAGAAGATCAGGGACTCGAAAAACATGTACCCGTTGTTGAAAAAAGCGATAATGGAGTTTTAGTAAAAGTAGGTTCTGTTGAGCATCCAATGGAAGAAAAACATCACATTAAGTTCATTGAAGTTTTAACTAAGAATATGGTTTATCGTGCAGAGTTAAAACCGGGTGATAAACCTCAGGCATTCTTTCCTGTTAAGTTCGATGATATAACCGAAGTTCGTGAATTTTGTAATATCCACAGTTTATGGAAAAAGTAACGTCTATAAGGAGTGAGTAAATGATCCCGTTTAAAGAATCAAAAACAGCTTCAAATCTAATGAAAGCTTTCGCTGGTGAATCTCAAGCAAGAATGAGATACACTTATTATGCTTCTGTCGCAAAAAAACAAGGTTATTTACAAATAGCCGATATCTTTCTGGAAACAGCAGAAAATGAGAAGGAACATGCCAAGCTCTTTCTAAAACAGTTAATTAAGAATGGTGTTGAAGGAGAACCTGTGGAAATTATAGCTTCATATCCAGCAGCACTTTCTACTGAAACAAAGAATAATCTAGCTTATGCTGCTGCGGGAGAGAATGAAGAATGGACTGACTTGTACCCTACCTTTGCTAAGATAGCAGATGAAGAGGGCTTTAAAGAAGTTGCTGATACCTTTAGATTAGTGGCATTGGTTGAGAAAAAACACGAAACCCGGTATCGCAAACTACACCAAAATGTCTCAAATGATAAGGTTTTCAAAAAAGAAACTCAAGTGCAATGGATTTGTAGAAATTGCGGACATATTGTCGATTGTCCGGAAGCACCGGAAGAATGCCCAGTCTGCAAACATTCACGTGATTATTTCCAAGTATTCGTTGAGAATTATTAATAAAAAGTGGAGGTACTTATGCAAAAATATATTTGTGATGCATGTGGCTTTGTCTATGATCCCGTAGAGAATGATAATGTTCCATTCGAAGATCTGCCTGAAGACTATGTTTGTCCTGTTTGCGGTGTCGGCAAAGATATGTTTAGTCCTATCGAAGACTAATTGATAGTTTTAAAGCTGCTTTGAAATTTTAAAGCAGCTTTTTTTCTTTATAGGAGTATTATATGGATATTATGACATTTCACAAGATTATTGATTTTGCAGTCGAACGGGAAAGAGAAGCGGTTGATTTTTATCATGATCTTCAAAACTCAGCTAAGTTTTCTGCACAGAAGGCGATGCTCCAAGAGTTAGAAAATATGGAGAAAACCCATATTCTCATCTTAGAAAAGATGAGGCAAAAAGATATGAAAGCTATTACCAGCTCACCGGTTAAAGATCTAAAAATAGTTGATTATATAGCTGATGATGATATCGAACCTGATTCCTTCCCTAATATTCTTTTAATAGCGATGAAAAGAGAAGATAAAGCTAACCTGTT is a genomic window of Candidatus Cloacimonadota bacterium containing:
- a CDS encoding FprA family A-type flavoprotein, yielding MLPIEIKKNVYWVGGIDWDLRNFHGYLTQRGSSYNAYLITGEKNILIDNVKIHLYDQLLARIAKIIDPTKIDYFIQNHVEMDHSGALPKLIKLNPGALVITSPNGEKGLKLHFKSDWNFRVVQNNEKIKIGEREFQFVLTPMVHWPDNMVTYSIEDKILFSNDAFGQHISSSERFVTEYPLDIVFEEAKKYYANIVLPYGEQVKKVLPVVESIEPDIIAPSHGLIWNEYIPKIITEYRKWSNNETENKAVIIYDTMWKSTELISYTILRGFEHSKIPVEIFNLQLNHISDIMTSLIDAKYICIGSSTLNNGILPSVAAFLTYLKGLAPKNRTALAFGSYGWGGQSVPIIEDTLTAMKFDILPSIKEQYIPSQERLDLITDNLINLLSQKPYKVE
- a CDS encoding ferritin, whose translation is MFSEKLEKELNLQINKEFYAQYLYLSMSAYAESIGLDGIAHWFRAQSEEEYTHAMKIFDFVNEKGGRVILEPIKKPKHDFKSVKQLFELALEHEKFVTDSINKLLELAMKEKEHSTVSFLKWFVDEQVEEEDSVNNILDKFQYIKDSGMGLIHLNNALGNRK
- a CDS encoding desulfoferrodoxin, translating into MTVLRELYYCEICHNLVEIVQEGQTALVCCGQDMSKLVAKTEDQGLEKHVPVVEKSDNGVLVKVGSVEHPMEEKHHIKFIEVLTKNMVYRAELKPGDKPQAFFPVKFDDITEVREFCNIHSLWKK
- a CDS encoding rubrerythrin family protein; translation: MIPFKESKTASNLMKAFAGESQARMRYTYYASVAKKQGYLQIADIFLETAENEKEHAKLFLKQLIKNGVEGEPVEIIASYPAALSTETKNNLAYAAAGENEEWTDLYPTFAKIADEEGFKEVADTFRLVALVEKKHETRYRKLHQNVSNDKVFKKETQVQWICRNCGHIVDCPEAPEECPVCKHSRDYFQVFVENY
- a CDS encoding rubredoxin, whose amino-acid sequence is MQKYICDACGFVYDPVENDNVPFEDLPEDYVCPVCGVGKDMFSPIED
- a CDS encoding ferritin family protein codes for the protein MDIMTFHKIIDFAVEREREAVDFYHDLQNSAKFSAQKAMLQELENMEKTHILILEKMRQKDMKAITSSPVKDLKIVDYIADDDIEPDSFPNILLIAMKREDKANLLYRDLANRFAVEDIELSKLFQRLADEETGHKLKFELLYDEYVLKDN